A single genomic interval of Balaenoptera musculus isolate JJ_BM4_2016_0621 chromosome 14, mBalMus1.pri.v3, whole genome shotgun sequence harbors:
- the PRR14L gene encoding protein PRR14L isoform X3 has product MQASKEHLCMDLREDGLRNKEGNVQITAETLLKSTEEVQGMKVSGTKTDNNEGHENGHVSKGLSAGCSGYPEIDKIMSSGEVSETSTLVSLEPLNSVDPGLIEATKEKECEELKTCPPWLSLLPGKSAISKVDNGKEELCTLNLVCEADDNRQQVPGHHSERHSSAHGSPKAMRKVVIVEPLEENSEVSHITSCLSGPEFRTTSSKKCGFDGDSLPKGSAKKTDNSCFDGDDQSKNLASREENEQPLNPRSEREELFLVNARQAEEDASGHYSGKKEALDFSKENIHDHYCPQGSIHTDCSSSLMPNSFTKATEIMFKKNDLKITLDIQDNLANHEDRRGTFANISHPGTPSEENHFSSSMQIEEPEQTTTIEPGMLSEKIYSKDSNSLVSTQRNLEDSTQLNEASHDGFLIERKSPVSLTPEDQISSINEVLKPKKDIAPLLPALEFDDRPESEIDVQNSQDDGPHLDKQSAAWEVNELPYANELLVNKIGSECVLNQVFLNCQNHAKLPTDKEMPVAASEGSQWSQHPPSEDGADVTAGTQTVPVKTKMKDISPPGDKTCGASSNNPTLNSKSESLERKTETADSGAEGLHSRLLSNQKEDAGLPQEVSAVECQSIQSRDLSSCPCVRKNVPEESACSAHAALEPSETILGVENCLITKYENAFQHSDHRPQGREASVESCIHKVSCTSAESEPGGGETEGSLPGGKIRNEMMAGMLNSEAPNRTIHTTCHIHPSEEGLEEKEQDTPKETVFCKHNICDCAAQELDQPANIPSPEKLLDQFPTVTFSGVRNMNQAAETPEQKADEALSCQSNPNRSDERRSEDNPAKETLGSDQREMVAEPNGEVSHSLKDLPVGSGHNSSSSGGSLKKGAFERISGCEEPIDGMADMISTGYSDKGTEGVVDIRASSTLDGRARQDGPVLQETSRSVLSQRGEPIAAFMGRIDQDSDSQDATSSTADFLEIKKSYEEKVCRLLKDCEMEVCPDSCAPETGSVADHKPNVRVLDRINVSLNYIHLEQQAKEASLRETQGMIEGSRLEINSEHDKGNAIGISSEELTSSGHQEENSVPPGRLKPTEITPLHPLSQEKSETIMNSEETDPKNLFKPKDGEMPCENVKDCMVLPEMKGRAPRDKSNPSEESSTALIAESLPLTMETETEVKREETAEHQRGPRGQFPAVEESEEMTVREGVHGDNMSRVSQTHLKPPRMPRDAEDQQSQKALDYKEEEQMHQKEAHAALERCTSSNMLSDEVQSKSQPKDRKAEPTVVKEITLAKPATGDTAAGFQKLKDPKEESLCRPSKKDIESCAGPCLHDAPRKAQDPNSAGRDELHGAFGNTSHQKGVLPLKKQPHRMCKKVSCQELVNTGRKISKIRSSAFLKSSSETIPTNAHRFLSSHAVSAPTQPEPETAPARSLVSHVPKQKATPGQPSGSLNVRKPTKESALLSKLSILASRLAPATKTQKLRYRRCSSDLLPVAKSYKRLRYKRLLDGFSYSTMQLNPWLARSNWDRRPNSKPLTLYSLEAIKMSFIDLSDKMPSLLFGSEVFPVSFHVKSGSECGTESPRTFPEHCAPARLALGEARRCPSSPPKWTFSFFLAHDCPGVATFREDPGLYCQAGAQPPLQPPVPLQDHGATAIVQTRAGCSVLGLHTLLALCSPGCYRIWTKKRSCSSHMPTMQRLFLTQFTQGLKGLRSPTSIADKVFCSLPYSVGRVLSIWSQHGPSACPFEISALHSSHSKRQPRLGTMSSHTALPSVPLPGLEAAYSTSGSHVRLEPPFPALVPKSRLVTDSAVSKLLLSASEFPVPGFDELDGVTAPCPRPQSSPPEQKETEPEKRPKKVSQIRIRKTIPKPDPNLTPMGLPRPKRLKKKEFSLEEIYTNKNYKSPPANRCLETIFEEPKERNGTLISISQQKRKRVLEFQDFTVPRKRRARETDGTGDLLCQGRGGAGAVVRLLRSDSGGGVSTLDFPGLLGRGCLILPYRPNHSKCRLWIFTYFKVQPF; this is encoded by the exons CTTGTCTGTGAAGCAGATGACAATCGCCAGCAGGTTCCTGGCCACCATAGTGAGAGACACAGTTCTGCACATGGTAGTCCCAAAGCCATGAGAAAGGTGGTTATTGTAGAACCCTTAGAAGAAAATTCGGAAGTTTCACATATCACATCATGTTTGTCTGGTCCAGAATTCAGAACAACATCCTCAAAAAAGTGTGGTTTTGATGGTGATAGCTTGCCAAAGGGATCTGCTAAAAAGACAGACAATTCCTGTTTTGATGGGGACGATCAAAGCAAGAACTTGGCttctagagaagaaaatgaacagccTTTGAACCCCAGGAGTGAAAGAGAGGAACTCTTTCTTGTTAATGCCAGGCAAGCAGAAGAGGATGCTAGTGGTCactattctggaaaaaaagaggCTCTCgacttctccaaagaaaatatccaCGATCACTACTGCCCTCAAGGCAGTATCCATACAGACTGCTCTAGTTCTTTAATGCCCAATTCTTTTACTAAAGCCAcggaaataatgtttaaaaaaaatgatttaaaaatcactttagacATTCAGGATAACTTGGCAAACCATGAGGACCGTAGAGGAACTTTTGCTAATATAAGCCATCCAGGCACACCCTCTGAAGAGAACCATTTTTCCTCCTCAATGCAGATTGAGGAGCCAGAACAGACAACCACTATAGAGCCCGGTATGTTAAGTGAAAAGATTTACAGTAAAGACTCTAACTCCTTAGTCAGCACCCAGAGAAATCTGGAAGACAGCACCCAGTTAAATGAAGCATCACATGACGGATTTCTGATTGAAAGAAAATCCCCTGTGAGTTTAACGCCAGAGGACCAGATAAGTTCTATAAATGAGGTGTTGAAACCCAAGAAAGACATTGCTCCGTTACTGCCAGCCCTAGAATTTGATGACAGACCTGAGTCAGAAATAGATGTACAGAACTCCCAGGACGACGGTCCCCATTTAGATAAACAGAGCGCTGCATGGGAGGTGAATGAACTTCCTTATGCCAATGAACTACTTGTAAACAAAATAGGAAGTGAATGTGTTTTAAATCAAGTGTTCCTTAATTGTCAAAACCATGCGAAGTTGCCAACTGACAAAGAGATGCCTGTAGCAGCGAGCGAGGGCTCCCAATGGAGCCAGCACCCTCCGTCAGAGGATGGAGCAGATGTCACTGCTGGTACCCAGACTGTTCCtgtaaagacaaaaatgaaagacatcTCTCCACCAGGTGACAAAACCTGTGGTGCCTCTTCAAACAATCCCACCTTAAACAGCAAATCAGAAAGCctagaaagaaaaactgaaacagCTGATTCAGGAGCAGAAGGTCTGCATTCCAGACTTCTCTCAAATCAGAAAGAAGACGCAGGCTTGCCTCAAGAGGTCTCTGCTGTGGAATGTCAAAGCATTCAATCTCGGGATCTCTCTAGCTGCCCTTGTGTAAGAAAAAACGTCCCAGAGGAGAGCGCGTGTTCTGCCCATGCTGCCCTGGAGCCCAGCGAAACCATCCTGGGAGTTGAGAACTGTCTGATAACCAAGTATGAAAATGCATTTCAGCACAGTGATCACCGCCCCCAAGGGAGAGAAGCCTCCGTGGAAAGTTGTATCCATAAAGTGAGTTGTACATCGGCGGAAAGTGAGCCAGGTGGGGGAGAAACTGAAGGCAGCCTTCCAGGAGGTAAGATCAGAAACGAAATGATGGCAGGCATGTTAAATAGTGAAGCTCCAAACAGGACCATCCACACCACCTGTCACATCCATCCCAGCGAGGAAGGgctagaagaaaaagaacaggacaCACCCAAAGAGACTGTGTTTTGCAAACATAACATCTGTGATTGTGCCGCACAGGAATTAGACCAACCTGCAAACATTCCAAGTCCTGAAAAATTGTTGGACCAGTTTCCTACTGTTACGTTCTCCGGTGTTAGAAACATGAACCAAGCAGCTGAAACTCCTGAGCAGAAGGCAGATGAAGCCCTCAGCTGCCAGAGCAACCCAAACAGATCCGATGAACGCAGGAGTGAAGATAACCCAGCTAAGGAGACACTAGGCAGCGACCAGAGAGAGATGGTCGCAGAGCCTAATGGAGAGGTGAGCCACAGCCTGAAGGATCTGCCAGTCGGTTCAGGCCATAACAGCTCATCGTCTGGTGGAAGCCTGAAGAAAGGGGCCTTTGAAAGGATTTCTGGTTGTGAGGAGCCCATAGACGGTATGGCAGACATGATCTCCACAGGCTATAGTGATAAGGGCACAGAAGGCGTTGTGGACATAAGGGCGTCTAGTACTCTTGATGGGCGTGCAAGGCAGGATGGGCCAGTGTTACAGGAAACCTCAAGGAGTGTGCTGTCACAGAGGGGAGAGCCTATTGCTGCATTTATGGGAAGGATCGACCAGGATTCAGATTCCCAAGATGCTACTTCCTCGACAGCAGACTTTCTCGAAATTAAAAAATCCTATGAAGAGAAAGTATGCAGATTGTTAAAAGACTGTGAAATGGAAGTGTGTCCAGACTCTTGTGCCCCTGAGACAGGGTCTGTGGCAGATCATAAACCAAATGTAAGAGTATTGGATAGAATAAATGTGTCTTTAAATTATATTCATCTTGAACAGCAAGCTAAAGAAGCATCTCTGAGAGAAACACAAGGAATGATTGAAGGATCAAGACTAGAAATAAATTCTGAGCACGACAAGggaaatgccattggaatttcctcagaagaactgacatcttctGGACACCAAGAGGAGAACTCTGTTCCCCCGGGAAGGCTGAAACCCACTGAGATAACTCCTTTGCATCCGTTGTCtcaagaaaaatcagaaacaattaTGAATAGTGAGGAAACTGACCCGAAAAACCTTTTTAAACCAAAAGATGGTGAAATGCCCTGTGAGAATGTAAAGGACTGCATGGTCCTGCCTGAGATGAAAGGAAGAGCACCAAGGGATAAGAGTAATCCTAGCGAAGAAAGCAGCACAGCCCTCATTGCGGAAAGTTTGCCTTTGACAATGGAAACAGAAACCgaagtgaaaagagaagaaactgcAGAACACCAGAGGGGACCACGGGGTCAGTTTCCTGCTGTGGAGGAGTCCGAAGAGATGACTGTCAGAGAAGGTGTTCATGGTGATAACATGAGCCGGGTGTCTCAGACCCATCTTAAACCCCCGAGGATGCCGCGTGATGCTGAGGACCAACAGAGCCAGAAGGCTTTGGACTACAAGGAAGAGGAACAGATGCATCAAAAAGAAGCACATGCAGCTTTGGAACGATGCACATCATCTAATATGTTGTCAGATGAGGTGCAAAGTAAGAGCCAACCTAAGGATCGCAAAGCTGAGCCCACCGTGGTGAAAGAAATCACCCTAGCAAAGCCAGCCACAGGCGACACTGCTGCAGGGTTTCAGAAGCTGAAAGACCCAAAGGAGGAAAGCTTGTGTCGCCCATCAAAAAAGGATATTGAGTCATGCGCAGGCCCTTGCCTCCATGATGCCCCCCGGAAAGCACAAGACCCCAACTCCGCTGGGCGTGATGAACTACACGGTGCCTTTGGGAACACTTCACATCAGAAAGGAGTGCTTCCCTTAAAGAAGCAGCCCCACCGAATGTGTAAGAAAGTTTCCTGCCAGGAGCTAGTCAACACGGggaggaaaataagtaaaatcagaagTTCTGCCTTTTTAAAGAGCTCCTCTGAAACCATCCCCACAAACGCACACAGATTTCTCAGTTCACATGCTGTGTCTGCACCCACGCAACCGGAACCTGAAACAGCCCCTGCCAGGAGCCTTGTTAGCCACGTACCAAAGCAGAAGGCCACTCCAGGCCAGCCCTCGGGTAGCCTGAATGTTCGGAAGCCTACCAAAGAATCAGCCTTACTCAGCAAGCTGTCCATCCTTGCCTCCAGACTGGCCCCGGCCACAAAGACCCAGAAGCTACGATATCGGCGGTGTTCCTCTGACCTTCTTCCAGTGGCTAAAAGCTACAAGCGGCTCAGATACAAAAGGCTCCTGGATGGGTTTTCCTACAGCACAATGCAGCTGAATCCATGGTTGGCACGTAGTAATTGGGACAGGAGGCCTAACAGTAAACCCTTGACGCTTTATTCACTCGAAGCCATCAAAATGAGCTTCATAGATTTGAGCGACAAGATGCCATCCCTGTTGTTTGGTTCCGAAGTCTTCCCAGTATCCTTTCACGTGAAGTCAGGCTCCGAGTGCGGGACCGAGTCCCCAAGGACTTTTCCCGAGCACTGTGCACCCGCGAGGCTTGCCTTAGGAGAGGCCCGCCGGTGCCCGTCTTCACCTCCTAAGTggaccttctctttcttcttggccCACGACTGCCCTGGGGTGGCCACGTTCAGGGAAGACCCTGGCCTCTATTGTCAAGCAGGCGCCCAGCCTCCACTGCAGCCTCCAGTTCCTCTCCAAGACCATGGAGCCACCGCCATAGTCCAGACCAGAGCCGGCTGCTCCGTCCTTGGCCTTCACACACTCCTAGCACTTTGTTCCCCGGGATGTTACCGAATCTGGACGAAAAAACGGAGCTGCTCCAGCCACATGCCCACCATGCAGAGGCTCTTCCTGACCCAGTTTACCCAGGGTCTGAAAGGGTTACGGTCTCCCACCTCCATAGCAGACAAGGTCTTCTGTTCTCTGCCCTACTCGGTGGGCCGAGTACTGTCCATTTGGAGCCAGCACGGGCCTTCTGCCTGCCCCTTCGAAATCTCTGCTCTTCATTCCTCTCACAGCAAGCGGCAGCCACGTCTGGGCACCATGAGCAG CCACACTGCGTTACCGTCTGTGCCTCTTCCGGGCCTGGAAGCTGCTTACAGCACCAGCGGCAGTCATGTGAG GCTAGAGCCTCCATTCCCTGCCTTGGTACCAAAGTCTCGCTTGGTAACAGACTCAGCTGTCAGCAAGCTCCTGCTTTCAGCCTCCGAGTTCCCGGTTCCTGGATTTGATGAGCTGGATGGTGTGACAGCCCCATGCCCCCGACCACAGAGCAGCCCCCCAGAACAGAAAGAG ACTGAGCCGGAGAAGAGGCCGAAGAAGGTCTCACAGATTCGCATCCGGAAAACCATTCCTAAGCCGGACCCTAACCTTACCCCCATGGGCCTTCCTCGACCCAAAAG gttAAAGAAAAAGGAGTTTAGTTTAGAAGAAATATATACCAACAAGAATTATAAATCTCCTCCTGCAAACAG GTGTTTAGAGACCATCTTTGAGGAACCTAAGGAACGGAATGGTACGCTCATCTCAATCAGCCAACAGAAGAGGAAGCGAGTTCTGGAGTTTCAGGATTTCACAGTCCCACGGAAGAGGAGGGCTCGCG AAACTGATGGAACTGGAGACCTTCTTTgccaaggaagaggaggagcaggagcGGTCGTCCGGTTGTTGAGAAGCGATTCAGGTGGGGGGGTCTCAACTTTAGACTTTCCCGGCCTCCTTGGAAGAGGTTGCCTAATTTTGCCCTACCGCCCAAACCACTCAAAATGCAGACTATGGATTTTTACCTATTTCAAGGTGCAGCCTTTTTAG